CCGGCCGGCGGGCGGTGCATCTGGCCGAGGCGCTCGCGCAGGCGCTTCCGGCCGGGGCCGCCGCCGCCGCGGCGGGCGGTTGAGCGGCCCTGTGCGGGCGGGCGAGGTGCGCGTGACCGTGCATGTCGCCGTGCGCGCCCGGCGAACCGCGGTCGAGCCGCGTCCGGACGGCGGTCTTCGCGTCGCCGTGACCGCGCCGCCGCACGACGGACTGGCCAACGCGGCGGTGGTCGCCGCGTTGGCCCAGTACTTCGGCGTGGCTCGCAGCCGGGTGCGAATCTTGCGGGGGCGCCGCGGTCGCCGCAAGGTAATCGAGATCGTCCCGCCCGCCTGACTGATGCCACAAGCCCACCGCCGGGGCAATATTGGATTCATTCACGCGAAGAATTCACATAGAAAACAGAGAAACATTTCAAGGAGACTGCGGTGGTCGAGAAGAAGAAGCATTGCACCGCGAGGGAGCCTCGGTGCGGCTCTGGGTCCGCGCGCGCAGGATCGTCAGGGGGAACGGTATGCAGCTGAAGGAGACGGTGCATCATCTTACGGACATGATTTGGGAGTTGGAGCAACGATCGAAGCATCCCATGGAAGACGCGATCCTGACCTACGTGCGCGATGCGGTGGCCGCAGAAATCGAGTACCGGCGCCGTTTGCATGAACTGGACCGCAGACTGGCCGAACTGAAGAACGTTCAGGAGATTCCGGCCTCGGCCTGACTGCCCGGCGGTGGCCGCCCGTTACCGGAGTTCGTCCGC
This bacterium DNA region includes the following protein-coding sequences:
- a CDS encoding DUF167 family protein, which translates into the protein MTVHVAVRARRTAVEPRPDGGLRVAVTAPPHDGLANAAVVAALAQYFGVARSRVRILRGRRGRRKVIEIVPPA